Proteins found in one Anopheles aquasalis chromosome 3, idAnoAquaMG_Q_19, whole genome shotgun sequence genomic segment:
- the LOC126577588 gene encoding uncharacterized protein LOC126577588 isoform X2, translating into MVDISSIIEGSVKFRDGKKWKSRWCVMRKLSPVADCLHLQLYRDSKDRYKNGQTKASLSLQHFLGVESGFTLDKESNTIAIICQDVIVVLAFDTRERLIQWQVKISNNLGDDLQYLVLVSSAPPKAKLSTGPARMHIQDHRFCLTTGVPPRLTGTWQIEHLRRYGVVDNRFCFEGGSSCGKGEGLYVFVTDLGDEITHTFKLASQGKLASKKRAAARKIAALDSPRKGAESRSTNYNDEICTVHIENSNCTCRNSYWPSTESRDLDSNYGCGDTVSVSEVHDCINDLDSFPRTVANLERCMSCISKLGAPSMSRSSTVTGTPGAVAPLPAWHMLTEHNNHINQSHKLPPPALDRMSLCSHGSSNNSEYSIPRQTCGPGTEASWYEKPPVSQQSTTSVCGHNRPTSPCGCGGGGGGAPPPGRPPKPREIALHITAPIHNAINMSSSCKSPQPSHVGPYENYDIPKTPIAVDGSSGLTPGENYDTPKKIQEYLSKESATASKDTVDSYGNYDMPMSLTKAVCNCLTGDAGGATSKVQSCVHEQRLQDAGPRVDCTCNRVMSWADNWISLPLCKRGNGIEHTGVQINKVKLSGEGKMPVMDASRGTVADGAIYATVDVTKKIRRKLEQGACACDEPLVTQPQAGGAKLPSSYDNYEDVEITTGGEEPAKGAANYANLEFERSLENYENSKEVLQRAGLAGLQECGDEESGNVCHKCGHPQSAKTPDSQDGARGSEEQQQTAGAPVGGDCNQENYMMMEPGNRKSQFPGYIPMTPAAPAAATTSATSNEPATPTDGRQSPTAPPLPTKSDILKQRMNRIIGEKSASNPSLSGPAVDRSRKRIDDESRVPGSAMLRATLASPYARKQLMDSSDLLPCGDSRLSPRKRSASAESSRFLDEGEEIESPLSGTASPSTETLLRKTPTPGGTGTLRRSSSPCVHQEMESGGCPADGCCSSGADKSTTAPETEDEMSGSTNPPSQASQSVYIRRSESVPCKAQNRDSSSSNDSGVSTGSLRQRGTDFTDFELPLTTAMSARRHQRHVLPQQNCVHASLPRRSKSFDPLRELSFQFQKIRVPEKSTSAEAEVPVCPPKAKGAPSYGSPDVMAAPGAPYIDSRSTSSGTSDMSDYIETLSLSSHSSSDTPEGMRHIRQATSTLRPRSGKEYQNIDRSILSLTQASADTVKVPGTPSQLRGLLSCSANYANITPVPENAESPSPGYQSGTSPQEAQGQHFMFKNSS; encoded by the exons ATTGCCTTCATCTGCAGCTGTACCGCGACTCGAAGGACCGCTACAAGAACGGTCAAACGAAGGCGTCCCTCTCGCTGCAGCACTTTCTCGGCGTGGAGTCGGGCTTCACGCTGGACAAGGAATCAAACACGATAGCAATCATCTGCCAGGATGTGATCGTCGTCCTGGCCTTCGATACCCGCGAAAGACTGATACAATGGCAG GTCAAAATATCCAACAACCTGGGCGACGATCTTCAgtatctggtgctggtgtcgtcCGCACCACCGAAAGCCAAACTCTCCACCGGGCCAGCCCGAATGCACATCCAGGATCATCGGTTTTGTCTCACGACCGGCGTTCCTCCACGGTTAACCGGAACGTGGCAAATCGAACACTTGAG ACGATACGGAGTTGTGGACAATCGGTTTTGCTTCGAGGGTGGCTCTAGCTGCGGGAAGGGCGAAGGATTGTACGTCTTTGTCACGGATCTGGGCGATGAGATCACGCACACGTTCAAGCTGGCCTCCCAGGGTAAGCTGGCCAGCAAGAAACGAGCTGCTGCGCGGAAAATTGCAG CTCTCGATAGCCCACGGAAGGGAGCCGAATCACGGTCAACGAACTACAACGACGAGATCTGTACAGTGCACATCGAAAACTCGAACTGTACCTGCCGCAACTCGTACTGGCCCTCGACGGAATCGCGCGATCTCGATAGTAACTATGGCTGCGGTGATACGGTCTCGGTGTCGGAGGTTCACGACTGCATCAACGATCTGGATTCGTTCCCTCG TACGGTCGCCAATCTCGAGCGCTGTATGAGCTGCATCTCGAAGCTCGGTGCACCGTCCATGTCACGCAGCTCAACGGTAACGGGTACCCCGGGTGCTGTGGCACCCCTTCCCGCCTGGCACATGCTCACCGAGCACAACAATCACATTAACCAATCGCACAAACTTCCACCACCGGCCCTGGATCGAATGTCACTCTGCTCccacggtagcagcaacaacagcgaatATTCGATCCCACGTCAAACGTGTGGCCCCGGGACGGAAGCCTCCTGGTACGAGAAACCTCCAGTTAGCCAACAGTCAACAACATCGGTTTGTGGGCACAACCGGCCAACGTCACcgtgtggctgtggtggtggtggtggtggtgcaccacccCCAGGACGTCCTCCGAAACCACGCGAAATCGCTCTCCACATTACGGCCCCGATCCACAATGCTATCAATATGTCCTCCTCCTGCAAATCACCCCAACCATCACACGTAGGTCCGTACGAGAACTACGACATCCCGAAAACACCGATCGCGGTGGACGGATCGAGTGGGCTAACGCCCGGAGAGAACTACGATACACCGAAGAAAATACAAGAGTACCTGTCCAAGGAGTCGGCCACAGCTAGCAAAGACACGGTGGATAGCTATGGCAACTACGACATGCCCATGTCGCTGACAAAAGCCGTCTGCAACTGTCTCACCGgtgacgctggtggtgccacgTCGAAGGTGCAGAGCTGTGTGCACGAGCAGCGATTGCAGGATGCTGGACCCCGGGTGGACTGTACCTGTAATCGGGTAATGTCCTGGGCGGACAACTGGATCTCGCTGCCACTGTGCAAACGGGGCAACGGAATCGAACATACGGGTGTGCAGATCAACAAGGTGAAGCTGAGCGGCGAAGGCAAGATGCCGGTCATGGACGCAAGCCGTGGAACGGTGGCCGACGGTGCCATCTACGCCACGGTCGATGTGACGAAGAAAATCCGCCGAAAGCTCGAACAGGGGGCGTGCGCTTGCGATGAACCACTCGTCACGCAACCACAGGCTGGTGGTGCGAAGCTTCCCAGTAGCTACGATAACTACGAAGATGTCGAGATCACAACGGGCGGCGAGGAACCGGCGAAAGGCGCGGCCAACTATGCCAATCTGGAGTTTGAACGATCGCTCGAGAATTACGAAAACTCGAAGGAAGTTCTACAGCGAGCGGGACTAGCGGGACTGCAAGAGTGCGGGGACGAGGAATCGGGTAACGTGTGCCACAAATGTGGACATCCGCAAAGCGCAAAGACTCCGGATAGTCAGGATGGAGCGAGAGGTAGcgaagagcaacagcagacggCTGGTGcacctgttggtggtgattgtAACCAGGAGAACTACATGATGATGGAACCGGGCAACAGAAAGTCCCAGTTCCCGGGCTACATACCGATGACACCGGCCGCTCCAGCGGCGGCCACTACATCGGCCACCTCCAATGAACCGGCGACACCAACGGATGGCAGACAATCCCCAACGGCTCCACCACTTCCCACAAAATCGGACATTCTCAAGCAACGCATGAACCGCATCATCGGCGAGAAATCGGCCAGCAATCCCAGTCTCTCCGGACCGGCCGTCGATCGTAGTCGCAAACGTATCGACGATGAGTCGCGTGTTCCGGGCAGTGCCATGCTGAGGGCTACCCTTGCCAGTCCTTACGCTCGCAAGCAACTGATGGATAGTAGCGATCTACTGCCGTGCGGTGATAGCCGGCTATCCCCACGGAAACGATCCGCATCCGCCGAATCGTCTCGCTTTCTggatgaaggagaagagatCGAAAGTCCCCTCAGTGGTACGGCGTCACCGAGTACGGAGACGTTGCTCcgcaaaacaccaacaccgggcGGAACGGGGACACTGCGACGATCTTCTTCACCGTGCGTTCATCAGGAGATGGAATCGGGTGGTTGCCCAGCGGACGGGTGTTGTAGCAGCGGTGCAGACAAATCAACGACCGCTCCCGAAACCGAGGATGAAATGTCCGGCTCCACGAACCCACCGAGTCAAGCATCGCAATCCGTGTACATCCGACGATCGGAGAGTGTGCCCTGTAAGGCGCAGAACCGTGATAGTTCGAGCAGTAACGATTCCGGTGTTTCGACTGGGTCGCTACGGCAACGCGGGACCGATTTTACCGACTTTGAACTCCCGCTCACGACGGCCATGTCAGCGCGGCGTCATCAACGGCACGTACTACCGCAGCAGAACTGTGTCCACGCTTCGTTGCCACGCCGTTCGAAGTCGTTCGATCCACTGCGGGAACTATCGTTCCAGTTCCAGAAGATACGCGTCCCGGAGAAGAGCACCTCGGCCGAAGCGGAAGTGCCAGTGTGTCCACCGAAGGCGAAGGGTGCCCCATCGTACGGCAGTCCGGATGTGATGGCCGCACCGGGAGCACCGTACATTGATTcccgtagcaccagcagcggtacGTCCGATATGTCCGATTACATCGAGACACTATCGCTCTCTAGTCACAGTTCCTCCGATACGCCCGAGGGTATGAG ACACATTCGGCAAGCAACCTCTACGCTGCGGCCTCGCTCTGGCAAGGAGTACCAGAACATTGACCGCTCGATACTGTCGCTGACGCAGGCTAGTGCCGATACGGTTAAGGTACCGGGGACACCGTCACAGCTGCGTGGTTTACTGTCCTGCTCCGCCAACTACGCCAACATCACGCCCGTGCCAGAGAACGCCGAGTCGCCCAGCCCCGGCTACCAGAGTGGCACCTCACCGCAGGAGGCACAGGGTCAGCATTTTATGTTCAAG AACTCatcgtaa
- the LOC126574610 gene encoding juvenile hormone esterase-like codes for MVSTTPALVLLTIVAFHVCGSNSSEVSDDAAAAAAATAAPVTAAACKVELSQKASAQGVQNRTFNDVAYCAYLGLRYARPPIGELRFADPVPQELEGHRNYTEYGSVCAQFNNINLQTEVKGDEDCLFLNIFTPVAGRDEAGSPVKYPVLVFVHGGSFIAGSGEVHGVDLLMDNEVIVVTLNYRLGVLGFLRHDRYNLTGNYGLKDQLVALEWIVRYVEHFGGDPQRVTLMGHSAGGAAVTHHLYHPRAQQLFQGLIVLSGSMLAPWALNYDYRKCTDNYLHDVSASTLEELRELEFKKLYRRDARLRYAFAFSSMFYSCFIPTLEEEGTPGAYFMRAPHLQVLRTASPSIPILMSETSSEFEQLLDHVTDFWMSDNFLNNQNLTLKRQMGEILENLSGVYVAQGLEESRRRFYQMTACMANVRYPIRRLLNTLVSDALYYMRFEYDGKFGEYKKKTYAEYVDQEKPGALHGDELGYIFSPFNLREALANRTEYAQELSVHSKIVQLLANFVKYGNPTPKRNKLSKTAWPTYSAVRGRTQYLNVNDEFFIHPVRDQDLYYLVWEVMYECLYYSNCAELVRLQSLSEEYAVTQLPRSNADDYDLDEDIKNNVT; via the exons ATGGTGTCTACCACTCCAGCGCTAGTGCTGCTAACGATCGTTGCCTTCCACGTTTGCGGATCGAATTCTAGTGAAGTGAGTgacgatgctgccgctgctgctgctgctactgctgctcccgtgactgctgctgcgtgtaAGGTTGAGCTAAGTCAGAAAGCATCGGCACAAGGCGTCCAGAACCGAACCTTCAACGATGTAGCGTACTGTGCGTACCTTGGACTACGCTACGCCAGACCACCGATCGGGGAATTGCGCTTTGCG GACCCAGTGCCACAGGAACTGGAAGGCCATCGGAACTACACCGAGTACGGGAGCGTTTGTGCGCAGTTCAACAACATTAACCTGCAGACGGAAGTGAAAGGCGATGAGGATTGCCTTTTCCTTAACATATTTACTCCGGTGGCTGGGAGAGATGAGGCGGGAAGTCCCGTAAAGTATCCGGTACTAGTGTTTGTCCACGGTGGCAGCTTTATCGCCGGTTCCGGTGAAGTGCATGGTGTTGACTTGCTTATGGATAAT GAAGTGATTGTAGTGACGCTAAACTACCGACTTGGAGTACTGGGCTTCCTCCGTCACGATCGCTACAATCTTACCGGAAACTATGGCCTAAAAGATCAGCTGGTAGCCCTCGAGTGGATCGTGCGCTACGTGGAGCACTTTGGTGGAGATCCTCAACGTGTGACGCTAATGGGCCACAGTGCCGGTGGAGCTGCGGTGACGCACCATTTGTATCACCCTCGAGCACAACAACTGTTCCAGGGTCTGATCGTGCTGAGTGGTTCCATGTTGGCCCCGTGGGCACTGAACTACGATTACCGCAAGTGCACCGACAACTACCTGCACGATGTGTCCGCCAGCACACTGGAAGAACTGCGTGAGCTCGAATTCAAGAAACTCTACCGCCGAGACGCTCGACTCCGGTACGCGTTTGCGTTCAGCAGCATGTTCTACTCTTGCTTCATTCCAACACTCGAAGAAGAGGGCACACCCGGAGCGTACTTCATGCGTGCACCACATCTGCAAGTACTACGGACGGCCTCGCCCTCGATACCGATCCTGATGAGTGAAACTTCGTCCGAGTTTGAACAGCTGCTCGATCACGTAACTGACTTTTGGATGAGTGACAACTTTCTCAACAACCAGAATCTAACGCTCAAGCGCCAGATGGGGGAGATACTCGAAAACCTTAGCGGTGTGTATGTGGCGCAAGGGTTGGAAGAATCCCGAAGACGATTCTACCAAATGACCGCCTGTATGGCGAACGTTCGCTATCCGATCCGGCGGCTGCTGAACACGCTCGTTAGTGATGCGCTGTACTATATGCGCTTCGAGTACGATGGCAAGTTTGGAGAGTACAAGAAAAAGACGTACGCGGAGTACGTTGACCAGGAGAAGCCCGGAGCACTGCACGGTGATGAGCTGGGTTACATCTTCAGTCCCTTTAACCTACGGGAGGCGCTTGCTAACCGAACCGAGTACGCCCAGGAACTGTCCGTACACAGCAAGATCGTGCAGTTGTTGGCTAATTTCGTGAAATATGG CAATCCAACGCCGAAGCGAAACAAACTCTCAAAGACGGCGTGGCCAACGTACAGTGCCGTTCGCGGCCGGACGCAGTACCTGAACGTGAACGACGAGTTCTTCATCCACCCGGTCCGGGACCAGGATCTGTACTATCTCGTGTGGGAGGTTATGTACGAATGTTTGTATTATTCAAACTGCGCGGAGTTGGTGCGCCTGCAGAGCCTCTCCGAGGAGTACGCCGTTACGCAGCTACCCCGGAGTAATGCTGATGATTACGATTTAGATGAGGATATCAAAAACAATGTTACTTAG
- the LOC126577588 gene encoding uncharacterized protein LOC126577588 isoform X1 — MVDISSIIEGSVKFRDGKKWKSRWCVMRKLSPVADCLHLQLYRDSKDRYKNGQTKASLSLQHFLGVESGFTLDKESNTIAIICQDVIVVLAFDTRERLIQWQVKISNNLGDDLQYLVLVSSAPPKAKLSTGPARMHIQDHRFCLTTGVPPRLTGTWQIEHLRRYGVVDNRFCFEGGSSCGKGEGLYVFVTDLGDEITHTFKLASQGKLASKKRAAARKIAALDSPRKGAESRSTNYNDEICTVHIENSNCTCRNSYWPSTESRDLDSNYGCGDTVSVSEVHDCINDLDSFPRSTVANLERCMSCISKLGAPSMSRSSTVTGTPGAVAPLPAWHMLTEHNNHINQSHKLPPPALDRMSLCSHGSSNNSEYSIPRQTCGPGTEASWYEKPPVSQQSTTSVCGHNRPTSPCGCGGGGGGAPPPGRPPKPREIALHITAPIHNAINMSSSCKSPQPSHVGPYENYDIPKTPIAVDGSSGLTPGENYDTPKKIQEYLSKESATASKDTVDSYGNYDMPMSLTKAVCNCLTGDAGGATSKVQSCVHEQRLQDAGPRVDCTCNRVMSWADNWISLPLCKRGNGIEHTGVQINKVKLSGEGKMPVMDASRGTVADGAIYATVDVTKKIRRKLEQGACACDEPLVTQPQAGGAKLPSSYDNYEDVEITTGGEEPAKGAANYANLEFERSLENYENSKEVLQRAGLAGLQECGDEESGNVCHKCGHPQSAKTPDSQDGARGSEEQQQTAGAPVGGDCNQENYMMMEPGNRKSQFPGYIPMTPAAPAAATTSATSNEPATPTDGRQSPTAPPLPTKSDILKQRMNRIIGEKSASNPSLSGPAVDRSRKRIDDESRVPGSAMLRATLASPYARKQLMDSSDLLPCGDSRLSPRKRSASAESSRFLDEGEEIESPLSGTASPSTETLLRKTPTPGGTGTLRRSSSPCVHQEMESGGCPADGCCSSGADKSTTAPETEDEMSGSTNPPSQASQSVYIRRSESVPCKAQNRDSSSSNDSGVSTGSLRQRGTDFTDFELPLTTAMSARRHQRHVLPQQNCVHASLPRRSKSFDPLRELSFQFQKIRVPEKSTSAEAEVPVCPPKAKGAPSYGSPDVMAAPGAPYIDSRSTSSGTSDMSDYIETLSLSSHSSSDTPEGMRHIRQATSTLRPRSGKEYQNIDRSILSLTQASADTVKVPGTPSQLRGLLSCSANYANITPVPENAESPSPGYQSGTSPQEAQGQHFMFKNSS, encoded by the exons ATTGCCTTCATCTGCAGCTGTACCGCGACTCGAAGGACCGCTACAAGAACGGTCAAACGAAGGCGTCCCTCTCGCTGCAGCACTTTCTCGGCGTGGAGTCGGGCTTCACGCTGGACAAGGAATCAAACACGATAGCAATCATCTGCCAGGATGTGATCGTCGTCCTGGCCTTCGATACCCGCGAAAGACTGATACAATGGCAG GTCAAAATATCCAACAACCTGGGCGACGATCTTCAgtatctggtgctggtgtcgtcCGCACCACCGAAAGCCAAACTCTCCACCGGGCCAGCCCGAATGCACATCCAGGATCATCGGTTTTGTCTCACGACCGGCGTTCCTCCACGGTTAACCGGAACGTGGCAAATCGAACACTTGAG ACGATACGGAGTTGTGGACAATCGGTTTTGCTTCGAGGGTGGCTCTAGCTGCGGGAAGGGCGAAGGATTGTACGTCTTTGTCACGGATCTGGGCGATGAGATCACGCACACGTTCAAGCTGGCCTCCCAGGGTAAGCTGGCCAGCAAGAAACGAGCTGCTGCGCGGAAAATTGCAG CTCTCGATAGCCCACGGAAGGGAGCCGAATCACGGTCAACGAACTACAACGACGAGATCTGTACAGTGCACATCGAAAACTCGAACTGTACCTGCCGCAACTCGTACTGGCCCTCGACGGAATCGCGCGATCTCGATAGTAACTATGGCTGCGGTGATACGGTCTCGGTGTCGGAGGTTCACGACTGCATCAACGATCTGGATTCGTTCCCTCG CAGTACGGTCGCCAATCTCGAGCGCTGTATGAGCTGCATCTCGAAGCTCGGTGCACCGTCCATGTCACGCAGCTCAACGGTAACGGGTACCCCGGGTGCTGTGGCACCCCTTCCCGCCTGGCACATGCTCACCGAGCACAACAATCACATTAACCAATCGCACAAACTTCCACCACCGGCCCTGGATCGAATGTCACTCTGCTCccacggtagcagcaacaacagcgaatATTCGATCCCACGTCAAACGTGTGGCCCCGGGACGGAAGCCTCCTGGTACGAGAAACCTCCAGTTAGCCAACAGTCAACAACATCGGTTTGTGGGCACAACCGGCCAACGTCACcgtgtggctgtggtggtggtggtggtggtgcaccacccCCAGGACGTCCTCCGAAACCACGCGAAATCGCTCTCCACATTACGGCCCCGATCCACAATGCTATCAATATGTCCTCCTCCTGCAAATCACCCCAACCATCACACGTAGGTCCGTACGAGAACTACGACATCCCGAAAACACCGATCGCGGTGGACGGATCGAGTGGGCTAACGCCCGGAGAGAACTACGATACACCGAAGAAAATACAAGAGTACCTGTCCAAGGAGTCGGCCACAGCTAGCAAAGACACGGTGGATAGCTATGGCAACTACGACATGCCCATGTCGCTGACAAAAGCCGTCTGCAACTGTCTCACCGgtgacgctggtggtgccacgTCGAAGGTGCAGAGCTGTGTGCACGAGCAGCGATTGCAGGATGCTGGACCCCGGGTGGACTGTACCTGTAATCGGGTAATGTCCTGGGCGGACAACTGGATCTCGCTGCCACTGTGCAAACGGGGCAACGGAATCGAACATACGGGTGTGCAGATCAACAAGGTGAAGCTGAGCGGCGAAGGCAAGATGCCGGTCATGGACGCAAGCCGTGGAACGGTGGCCGACGGTGCCATCTACGCCACGGTCGATGTGACGAAGAAAATCCGCCGAAAGCTCGAACAGGGGGCGTGCGCTTGCGATGAACCACTCGTCACGCAACCACAGGCTGGTGGTGCGAAGCTTCCCAGTAGCTACGATAACTACGAAGATGTCGAGATCACAACGGGCGGCGAGGAACCGGCGAAAGGCGCGGCCAACTATGCCAATCTGGAGTTTGAACGATCGCTCGAGAATTACGAAAACTCGAAGGAAGTTCTACAGCGAGCGGGACTAGCGGGACTGCAAGAGTGCGGGGACGAGGAATCGGGTAACGTGTGCCACAAATGTGGACATCCGCAAAGCGCAAAGACTCCGGATAGTCAGGATGGAGCGAGAGGTAGcgaagagcaacagcagacggCTGGTGcacctgttggtggtgattgtAACCAGGAGAACTACATGATGATGGAACCGGGCAACAGAAAGTCCCAGTTCCCGGGCTACATACCGATGACACCGGCCGCTCCAGCGGCGGCCACTACATCGGCCACCTCCAATGAACCGGCGACACCAACGGATGGCAGACAATCCCCAACGGCTCCACCACTTCCCACAAAATCGGACATTCTCAAGCAACGCATGAACCGCATCATCGGCGAGAAATCGGCCAGCAATCCCAGTCTCTCCGGACCGGCCGTCGATCGTAGTCGCAAACGTATCGACGATGAGTCGCGTGTTCCGGGCAGTGCCATGCTGAGGGCTACCCTTGCCAGTCCTTACGCTCGCAAGCAACTGATGGATAGTAGCGATCTACTGCCGTGCGGTGATAGCCGGCTATCCCCACGGAAACGATCCGCATCCGCCGAATCGTCTCGCTTTCTggatgaaggagaagagatCGAAAGTCCCCTCAGTGGTACGGCGTCACCGAGTACGGAGACGTTGCTCcgcaaaacaccaacaccgggcGGAACGGGGACACTGCGACGATCTTCTTCACCGTGCGTTCATCAGGAGATGGAATCGGGTGGTTGCCCAGCGGACGGGTGTTGTAGCAGCGGTGCAGACAAATCAACGACCGCTCCCGAAACCGAGGATGAAATGTCCGGCTCCACGAACCCACCGAGTCAAGCATCGCAATCCGTGTACATCCGACGATCGGAGAGTGTGCCCTGTAAGGCGCAGAACCGTGATAGTTCGAGCAGTAACGATTCCGGTGTTTCGACTGGGTCGCTACGGCAACGCGGGACCGATTTTACCGACTTTGAACTCCCGCTCACGACGGCCATGTCAGCGCGGCGTCATCAACGGCACGTACTACCGCAGCAGAACTGTGTCCACGCTTCGTTGCCACGCCGTTCGAAGTCGTTCGATCCACTGCGGGAACTATCGTTCCAGTTCCAGAAGATACGCGTCCCGGAGAAGAGCACCTCGGCCGAAGCGGAAGTGCCAGTGTGTCCACCGAAGGCGAAGGGTGCCCCATCGTACGGCAGTCCGGATGTGATGGCCGCACCGGGAGCACCGTACATTGATTcccgtagcaccagcagcggtacGTCCGATATGTCCGATTACATCGAGACACTATCGCTCTCTAGTCACAGTTCCTCCGATACGCCCGAGGGTATGAG ACACATTCGGCAAGCAACCTCTACGCTGCGGCCTCGCTCTGGCAAGGAGTACCAGAACATTGACCGCTCGATACTGTCGCTGACGCAGGCTAGTGCCGATACGGTTAAGGTACCGGGGACACCGTCACAGCTGCGTGGTTTACTGTCCTGCTCCGCCAACTACGCCAACATCACGCCCGTGCCAGAGAACGCCGAGTCGCCCAGCCCCGGCTACCAGAGTGGCACCTCACCGCAGGAGGCACAGGGTCAGCATTTTATGTTCAAG AACTCatcgtaa